One window from the genome of Pseudoalteromonas sp. '520P1 No. 423' encodes:
- a CDS encoding thioredoxin family protein, whose protein sequence is MIVQLLVTQTDFCIHNLECEFQTVGIDYHIDYIEDNPKLVSENNIRHSPNIFIDGELVFRHQPTTSELQAYFCS, encoded by the coding sequence ATGATAGTTCAACTTTTAGTGACACAAACTGATTTTTGTATTCATAATCTTGAATGTGAATTTCAAACTGTGGGTATCGATTACCATATCGACTACATTGAAGATAACCCAAAGTTAGTCAGTGAAAACAATATTCGTCATTCACCTAATATTTTTATAGATGGCGAGCTTGTTTTTAGACACCAACCTACAACTTCTGAGCTACAAGCCTATTTTTGTAGTTGA
- a CDS encoding MarR family winged helix-turn-helix transcriptional regulator, with protein sequence MSSANDHQILENQLCFPLYAASRLVTRLYQPLLEQYKLTYTQYIVLMILWQDDGLSVKQIGEKALLNSNTLTPLLKRMQQAQLLERIKNKSDERQVDIKLTPKGWQLKQELACIPQQLINQTDYDTVKAKQLKILLEQLIKQLK encoded by the coding sequence ATGTCATCAGCAAACGATCATCAAATATTAGAAAACCAGTTATGTTTTCCGCTTTATGCTGCGTCTAGGTTGGTAACACGTTTATACCAACCGCTTTTAGAGCAATACAAGCTTACCTATACACAATACATAGTCTTAATGATTTTATGGCAAGATGATGGCCTTAGTGTGAAACAAATAGGCGAAAAAGCATTACTTAATAGCAATACATTAACGCCATTATTAAAACGTATGCAACAAGCTCAATTGTTAGAGCGAATAAAAAATAAATCTGATGAAAGGCAAGTGGATATCAAGCTCACACCTAAAGGATGGCAGTTAAAACAAGAACTAGCCTGTATACCGCAACAATTAATCAATCAAACCGATTACGATACTGTAAAAGCGAAACAGCTTAAAATTTTATTAGAGCAGCTTATTAAGCAATTAAAATAA
- a CDS encoding response regulator transcription factor, with amino-acid sequence MRILLVEDDDRVASFLERGLRAEGYFIVRAADGKEGLALALEGDFKLILLDIMLPGLNGLEVCQALRIKQNHTPIIMLTAMDESQDIVKGLRLGADDYVTKPFAYDELLARIEVVSKRTQATKTNSDALSFGPINFDRDSYVVTLNEEEVSLTVKEMAILELLMTHPGKYLSRERILTNVWGMDMDPMTNVVDVYIGKLRKKLMFELNDKQISMVETKRGIGYRLVEC; translated from the coding sequence ATGAGAATTTTATTAGTTGAAGATGACGATCGTGTAGCCAGTTTTTTAGAGCGAGGATTACGAGCTGAAGGCTACTTTATTGTACGTGCTGCAGATGGCAAAGAAGGATTAGCATTGGCACTTGAAGGTGACTTTAAACTTATTTTATTGGATATAATGTTACCAGGTTTAAATGGCTTAGAAGTCTGCCAAGCCTTACGAATAAAACAAAATCATACGCCAATTATCATGCTTACAGCCATGGATGAGTCTCAAGATATTGTCAAAGGCTTGCGCTTAGGTGCTGATGATTATGTTACTAAACCATTTGCATATGATGAGTTGTTAGCAAGAATTGAAGTTGTATCTAAACGCACACAAGCCACTAAAACCAATAGTGACGCTTTATCATTTGGACCTATCAACTTTGATCGTGATAGCTATGTTGTTACTTTAAATGAAGAAGAAGTGTCTCTTACCGTAAAAGAGATGGCGATATTAGAATTATTAATGACACATCCTGGAAAGTACCTAAGCAGAGAGCGCATATTAACTAATGTTTGGGGTATGGATATGGACCCTATGACTAATGTCGTTGATGTGTATATAGGTAAATTAAGAAAGAAATTAATGTTCGAATTAAATGATAAACAAATCAGTATGGTTGAAACCAAACGTGGTATTGGTTATCGCTTAGTTGAATGTTAA
- a CDS encoding cell wall metabolism sensor histidine kinase WalK produces MGEIVRTGQVQTPQLKAEKAQVLRQSLFDIRQILLKKSSVTNHANINLELQAYDKISQKVERILKTNNEIKLLVAEDKLPPAKKLFSLLQQQNIDTEFNLLIDKAVKQEQFQAEQIRKSVNQLYHRNNQILLTALGVMSIFTLFTFWYFWRRINVATKQLLGATQEFSNGALDYRIAPQKDFEFQFLGESLNNMAEQLSEQQYQLTIAKRSLEEKVQQRTYDLELSNTRLAQVDQQRRQFLADIGHELRTPLTIIRGESEVVLRGNTDNINDYKQVLSCIIDEVKHTTALIEDLMLVARSSAGQLSLQRSEFNISLLISELFEKYQRKAQEKQQKISLNLPDDELYMEADERRIRQVLMILLENALSYSKTDALNEIKVSMHKEFIAVKIIDQGIGITDNEQQQVFERFYRGNRSVTSGSGLGLPVAKAIIDAHEGHITLKPNKNGQGSTATVLLPWRFKEKAEIK; encoded by the coding sequence ATGGGCGAAATAGTCAGAACAGGGCAAGTACAAACTCCCCAATTAAAAGCAGAAAAAGCTCAAGTATTACGACAATCCCTATTTGATATTCGTCAAATTTTATTAAAAAAATCAAGTGTCACTAACCATGCAAATATCAACCTTGAATTACAAGCGTATGATAAAATTTCGCAAAAAGTAGAGCGAATACTGAAAACCAATAATGAAATAAAGCTGCTTGTTGCTGAAGATAAATTACCACCGGCTAAAAAATTATTTAGCTTGTTACAACAACAAAATATAGATACTGAGTTTAACTTACTAATTGATAAAGCAGTAAAGCAAGAGCAATTTCAAGCAGAGCAAATTCGTAAAAGTGTAAATCAACTTTATCATAGAAATAATCAAATATTATTAACTGCATTAGGCGTAATGAGCATTTTTACCTTATTTACATTTTGGTACTTTTGGCGCCGTATTAATGTAGCAACAAAACAATTATTAGGTGCAACACAAGAGTTTAGTAACGGCGCTTTAGATTACCGAATTGCACCACAAAAGGATTTTGAATTTCAATTTTTAGGTGAATCTTTAAATAATATGGCTGAACAGTTATCTGAACAGCAATATCAGCTCACAATAGCAAAACGCTCACTTGAAGAAAAAGTACAACAAAGAACTTATGACTTAGAATTAAGTAATACTCGGTTAGCTCAAGTAGATCAGCAGCGCCGTCAATTTTTAGCTGACATTGGCCACGAATTACGTACACCTTTGACTATTATTAGAGGTGAGTCTGAAGTGGTACTAAGAGGAAACACTGACAATATCAATGATTACAAACAAGTACTAAGCTGTATTATTGATGAAGTAAAACATACTACAGCACTAATTGAAGACTTAATGTTAGTTGCTCGCTCAAGCGCAGGACAGCTCTCATTACAAAGAAGCGAGTTTAATATCTCACTGTTAATAAGTGAGTTATTCGAAAAATATCAAAGAAAAGCACAAGAAAAACAACAAAAAATATCTTTGAATTTACCCGATGACGAGCTTTATATGGAAGCCGATGAGCGTCGTATTCGACAAGTATTAATGATTTTATTAGAAAATGCGCTTAGTTATTCTAAAACAGATGCCTTAAATGAAATTAAAGTATCTATGCATAAAGAATTTATTGCGGTTAAAATAATAGATCAAGGCATTGGCATTACTGACAATGAGCAGCAACAAGTATTTGAACGATTTTATCGTGGTAATCGTAGTGTCACTTCTGGCTCTGGCTTGGGTTTACCCGTTGCCAAAGCCATTATTGATGCTCACGAAGGACATATAACTTTAAAACCGAATAAAAATGGCCAAGGCAGTACTGCAACCGTATTATTGCCATGGCGCTTTAAAGAAAAGGCTGAAATTAAATGA
- a CDS encoding lyase family protein produces MKKSRIEKDSMGELEVPETALYQAQTQRAINNFPVSGLTMPASFIQALAYIKYAAAQTNAELGYLDGERAIAIEKACEQLIDGKHLEQFPIDVFQTGSGTSSNMNANEVIASLASQQANLDINPNDHINMGQSSNDVIPSAIQISSAITAYFNLLPAIEHLIQALDKKSAEIGHIVKTGRTHLMDAMPVTFTQTLAAWKSQIQNAKLGIMQSLEQVTSLAQGGTAVGTGINADAQFAGKFSSNLSAATGISFKPSDNFFYNIGSQDVIVTLSGHLKVLSIAYMKIANDLRWMNSGPLAGLGEIELEALQPGSSIMPGKVNPVIPEATAMVSAQVIGNDATITVAGQSGNFELNVMLPVVAYNILQSIDLLSNISYLLADKAIASFVVKEDHINEALTKNPILVTALNPVIGYLKAAEIAKKAYKLGQPIIDIAEQETDLSRDELLKLLDPAKLTKGGISNTD; encoded by the coding sequence ATGAAAAAGAGCAGAATTGAAAAAGACAGCATGGGTGAATTAGAAGTCCCTGAAACCGCCCTATATCAAGCGCAAACACAAAGAGCGATAAATAACTTTCCAGTAAGCGGTTTAACTATGCCTGCCAGTTTTATACAGGCATTAGCCTATATCAAATATGCTGCAGCACAGACCAATGCTGAACTGGGATATTTAGATGGCGAACGCGCCATCGCGATAGAAAAAGCATGCGAACAGCTCATTGACGGCAAACATTTAGAGCAATTCCCAATAGATGTATTTCAAACTGGTTCTGGCACTAGTTCAAATATGAACGCCAATGAAGTGATTGCAAGTTTAGCAAGCCAACAAGCTAATTTAGATATCAATCCAAACGATCATATCAATATGGGCCAAAGCTCAAATGATGTGATCCCAAGTGCAATTCAAATTAGTAGCGCAATCACGGCATATTTCAATTTATTACCTGCAATTGAGCATTTAATACAAGCATTAGACAAAAAATCAGCTGAAATTGGTCATATAGTAAAAACAGGCCGCACACATTTAATGGATGCGATGCCTGTAACTTTTACACAAACATTAGCAGCATGGAAAAGCCAAATTCAAAATGCAAAACTAGGAATTATGCAGTCACTTGAACAAGTAACCTCTCTAGCACAGGGTGGCACTGCGGTTGGCACAGGAATAAACGCCGATGCACAGTTTGCAGGAAAATTTTCTTCTAACTTAAGTGCTGCAACAGGTATCAGTTTTAAACCTAGTGATAACTTTTTCTATAATATCGGCTCACAAGACGTCATAGTGACCTTATCTGGTCATTTAAAAGTATTATCAATTGCCTATATGAAAATAGCGAACGATTTACGCTGGATGAATTCAGGCCCTCTTGCAGGATTAGGTGAAATAGAGCTTGAAGCACTTCAACCAGGTTCATCCATTATGCCAGGCAAGGTAAACCCTGTTATACCTGAAGCGACAGCTATGGTGAGTGCACAAGTAATAGGTAATGATGCAACGATAACCGTTGCTGGTCAATCTGGAAATTTTGAACTAAATGTTATGCTACCCGTTGTTGCATACAACATATTACAAAGTATAGATTTACTGAGTAACATAAGTTATTTATTAGCTGATAAAGCAATCGCTAGCTTTGTAGTAAAAGAAGATCATATAAACGAAGCTCTCACTAAAAATCCAATTTTAGTAACCGCTTTAAATCCTGTCATTGGTTATTTAAAAGCTGCTGAAATAGCAAAAAAAGCCTATAAACTGGGCCAACCGATAATTGATATTGCAGAACAAGAAACAGATTTATCTCGTGATGAATTATTAAAATTGTTAGATCCTGCAAAGTTAACTAAAGGTGGAATTAGTAATACAGATTAA
- the msrP gene encoding protein-methionine-sulfoxide reductase catalytic subunit MsrP yields the protein MLIKNKGINHLTEAQVTDESIYHQRRDVIKKMGFIGAGGLLASSNAANANPFSLFSKEEKPLFETKPLDFKAAVLDEQKRTPEAKVISHNNFYEFGTKKSDPVENAQHFQVKPWQLKIHGEVNKPFALNYDDLYKQFALEERIYRLRCVEAWSMVIPWLGFSLAKLIKQADPTSDAKYVAFETLHDKEQMPGQRSRFGGINYPYVEGLRIDEAMNPLSFLAVGLYGKTLPPQNGAPIRLVVPWKYGFKSIKSIVSIKLVKHQPPTSWNQLAPQEYGFYANVNPDVSHPRWSQASERRITSGGLFDRNRIATLPFNGYGKDVAHLYKGMNLKKYF from the coding sequence ATGCTAATAAAAAATAAAGGTATAAATCACTTAACTGAAGCGCAAGTGACTGATGAATCGATTTATCATCAGCGCAGAGATGTGATAAAAAAAATGGGCTTTATTGGTGCCGGTGGATTATTAGCAAGTTCAAATGCTGCAAATGCCAATCCTTTTAGTCTTTTTAGTAAAGAAGAAAAACCATTATTTGAAACTAAACCGCTCGATTTTAAAGCTGCGGTACTTGATGAGCAAAAGCGTACACCTGAAGCTAAAGTGATTTCTCATAATAACTTTTATGAGTTTGGTACAAAAAAATCAGACCCAGTTGAAAATGCACAGCACTTTCAAGTAAAACCTTGGCAGTTAAAAATTCACGGTGAAGTGAATAAACCTTTTGCACTGAATTATGATGATTTATATAAACAGTTTGCTTTAGAAGAACGTATTTATCGCCTTCGCTGTGTAGAAGCTTGGTCTATGGTGATCCCTTGGCTTGGTTTTTCACTAGCAAAATTAATAAAACAAGCTGATCCAACTTCAGATGCTAAATATGTCGCATTTGAAACCTTGCATGATAAGGAACAAATGCCAGGTCAGCGTAGTCGTTTTGGTGGCATAAATTATCCTTATGTTGAAGGATTGAGAATAGATGAAGCGATGAATCCGCTGAGTTTTTTGGCTGTTGGTTTATATGGAAAAACGCTACCACCTCAAAATGGTGCACCAATTCGGTTAGTGGTGCCTTGGAAATATGGTTTTAAAAGCATTAAATCGATTGTTTCTATTAAATTAGTAAAACATCAACCACCAACAAGCTGGAATCAATTAGCACCGCAAGAATATGGCTTTTATGCCAATGTAAATCCTGATGTATCACACCCAAGGTGGAGCCAAGCATCAGAAAGGCGCATCACTAGCGGCGGTTTATTTGATAGGAACCGTATAGCGACTTTACCTTTTAATGGGTACGGCAAAGACGTCGCACATTTATATAAAGGCATGAATCTTAAAAAGTACTTTTAA
- the fusA gene encoding elongation factor G gives MADLSKYRNIGIFAHVDAGKTTTTERILKLTGQIHKTGEVHDGESTTDFMEQEAERGITIQSAAVTCFWKDHRFNVIDTPGHVDFTVEVYRSLKVLDGGVGVFCGSGGVEPQSETNWRYANESEVARIIFVNKLDRMGADFYRVVKQTQDVLAANPLVMVLPIGIEDDFVGVVDLLTRKAYVWDDTGLPENYEVTDVPADMVDKVEEYREQLIETAVEQDDDLMEAYMEGEEPSLEDIKRCIRKGTRTMDFFPTYCGSAFKNKGVQLILDAVVDYLPSPTEVDPQPLTDEEGEATGAVATVSPDETFKALAFKISDDRFGALTFVRIYSGTLTKGDTILNAATGKTERIGRMCEMQADDRNELTSAQAGDIIAIVGMKSNVQTGHTLCDPKDPIILEAMVFPEPVISISVKPKDKGSTEKMGIAIGKMVAEDPTFRVETDEDSGETILSGMGELHLDIKVDILKRTYGVELEVGQPQVAYRETITSEIEDSYTHKKQSGGSGQFGKIDYRIKPGEPGSGFVFTSSVVGGNVPKEFFPAVEKGFKVMMDEGVLAGFPVLDVEIELYDGGFHAVDSSAVAFEIAAKGAFRQSIPKAGAQLIEPIMKVDVFTPDDHVGDVIGDLNRRRGMIAGQDAGATGVRIKADVPLSEMFGYIGSLRTMTSGRGQFSMEFGHYMPCPNSVAEKVIAEVKEAKAAKNK, from the coding sequence ATGGCAGATTTATCAAAGTACAGAAATATTGGTATCTTCGCTCACGTTGATGCTGGTAAAACAACGACAACTGAACGAATCTTGAAACTTACTGGTCAGATCCACAAAACTGGTGAAGTACATGATGGTGAGTCAACAACAGATTTCATGGAACAGGAAGCTGAGCGCGGTATTACTATCCAGTCTGCTGCTGTTACTTGTTTCTGGAAAGATCACCGTTTTAACGTAATCGATACTCCTGGACACGTTGATTTCACAGTAGAAGTTTACCGTTCACTTAAAGTATTAGATGGCGGTGTTGGTGTTTTCTGTGGTTCTGGTGGTGTTGAGCCTCAGTCAGAAACTAACTGGCGTTATGCGAATGAATCAGAAGTTGCACGTATTATCTTCGTAAACAAATTAGACCGTATGGGTGCTGATTTCTACCGCGTTGTTAAGCAAACTCAAGACGTACTAGCTGCTAACCCACTAGTAATGGTTTTACCAATCGGTATCGAAGACGATTTCGTTGGTGTTGTTGACCTTCTTACTCGTAAAGCATACGTTTGGGATGACACTGGTCTTCCAGAAAACTACGAAGTAACTGATGTTCCTGCGGACATGGTTGATAAAGTAGAAGAGTACCGTGAGCAACTAATCGAAACTGCTGTTGAGCAAGACGATGATCTTATGGAAGCTTATATGGAAGGTGAAGAGCCTTCACTAGAAGACATCAAGCGTTGTATCCGTAAAGGTACTCGTACAATGGACTTCTTCCCTACTTACTGTGGTTCAGCATTCAAAAACAAAGGTGTTCAATTAATTCTTGACGCTGTTGTTGATTACTTACCATCTCCAACTGAAGTTGATCCTCAACCTCTAACTGATGAAGAAGGTGAAGCAACTGGCGCAGTAGCAACAGTTTCTCCAGACGAAACATTTAAAGCATTAGCTTTTAAAATTTCTGATGACCGTTTTGGTGCACTTACTTTCGTACGTATCTACTCAGGTACACTTACTAAAGGTGACACTATCCTTAATGCTGCTACAGGTAAAACTGAGCGTATTGGTCGTATGTGTGAAATGCAAGCTGATGATCGTAACGAACTTACTTCTGCACAAGCGGGTGATATCATCGCTATCGTTGGTATGAAGTCTAACGTTCAAACTGGTCACACTTTATGTGATCCTAAAGATCCAATCATCCTAGAAGCGATGGTTTTCCCTGAGCCAGTAATCTCAATCTCTGTTAAGCCTAAAGATAAAGGTTCAACTGAGAAAATGGGTATAGCTATCGGTAAAATGGTTGCAGAAGATCCAACTTTCCGCGTTGAAACTGATGAAGATTCAGGTGAGACAATCCTTTCAGGTATGGGTGAGCTTCACTTAGATATCAAAGTTGATATCCTTAAGCGTACTTACGGTGTTGAGCTAGAAGTAGGTCAACCACAGGTTGCTTACCGTGAAACTATCACATCTGAAATCGAAGATTCTTACACGCATAAGAAACAATCTGGTGGTTCTGGTCAATTTGGTAAAATCGATTACCGCATCAAGCCAGGTGAGCCAGGTTCAGGTTTCGTATTTACTTCATCTGTTGTGGGCGGTAACGTTCCTAAGGAATTCTTCCCTGCAGTTGAGAAAGGCTTCAAAGTAATGATGGACGAAGGTGTTCTTGCCGGCTTCCCAGTACTTGACGTTGAAATCGAATTATACGACGGTGGCTTCCACGCAGTTGATTCATCTGCTGTTGCTTTCGAAATCGCTGCTAAAGGCGCTTTCCGTCAGTCTATCCCTAAAGCGGGTGCACAGCTAATCGAACCTATCATGAAAGTTGACGTATTCACGCCAGACGATCATGTTGGTGACGTAATCGGTGACCTTAACCGTCGTCGTGGTATGATTGCAGGTCAAGACGCTGGTGCAACTGGTGTTCGTATTAAAGCTGACGTACCACTTTCAGAAATGTTTGGTTACATCGGTTCATTACGTACTATGACTTCAGGCCGTGGTCAATTCTCTATGGAATTTGGTCATTACATGCCTTGTCCTAACAGCGTTGCTGAAAAAGTAATTGCTGAAGTAAAAGAAGCTAAAGCAGCTAAAAACAAGTAA
- the msrQ gene encoding protein-methionine-sulfoxide reductase heme-binding subunit MsrQ, with the protein MKLKTKDKIILLKTALHCILFLPAVFVFYLAIQDQLGADPVQELTHFTGLSALKVLLLGLIISPLAPKVKFIPLMQVRRLVGLYAFFYASLHLLSFFIFDLQLDWPLLFSEIVKRPYITVGMFAWLVLLLLSISSPMFIRRKLGKRWQPLHNLIYVTVPIVILHFYWSLKSGWIEPAIYLIITIALLSVRRHKLKRILLRKRAFNL; encoded by the coding sequence GTGAAGTTAAAAACTAAAGATAAAATCATTTTATTAAAAACAGCATTACACTGTATTTTATTTCTGCCCGCTGTTTTTGTGTTTTATTTGGCGATACAAGATCAGCTAGGCGCAGATCCTGTACAAGAACTTACTCACTTTACTGGGCTAAGTGCACTTAAGGTTTTACTTTTAGGCTTAATAATTAGTCCTTTAGCACCAAAAGTTAAATTTATACCTTTAATGCAAGTAAGGCGACTTGTTGGCTTGTATGCATTCTTTTATGCAAGCTTGCATTTATTAAGCTTTTTCATATTTGATTTACAGCTTGATTGGCCATTATTATTCAGTGAGATTGTAAAACGCCCTTATATAACAGTTGGTATGTTTGCTTGGCTGGTATTGTTGCTGCTTTCTATAAGTTCACCAATGTTTATTAGGAGAAAACTAGGTAAACGTTGGCAGCCATTACATAACTTAATCTATGTAACTGTGCCTATTGTGATTTTACATTTTTATTGGTCATTAAAGTCTGGTTGGATAGAGCCCGCTATATACTTAATTATCACTATTGCGTTATTAAGTGTTAGAAGACATAAACTTAAGCGTATTTTGTTAAGAAAAAGGGCATTTAATCTATAG
- a CDS encoding energy transducer TonB: MKKRIAILSSILGLQFSAVAQANNYADVKLTHLDPEKSAATWVRTKQVTPRYPMDLAMKGIAGCGVFKLTVDEDGKSQDIELVSSIPKKVIFKPAKKVIKKWRWENVSGQPSQAEEKVIRLDFCMGGSSEEEAKARCAEQAKLQCE; encoded by the coding sequence ATGAAAAAGAGAATCGCAATATTAAGTTCAATATTAGGGTTGCAGTTTTCTGCTGTAGCTCAAGCTAATAACTATGCTGACGTTAAGCTTACTCACCTAGATCCAGAAAAGTCTGCTGCTACATGGGTTAGAACTAAACAAGTCACTCCTAGATACCCTATGGATCTAGCTATGAAAGGTATAGCTGGTTGTGGAGTCTTTAAGCTGACCGTAGATGAAGACGGTAAATCACAAGATATAGAATTAGTTTCGTCTATTCCTAAGAAAGTTATTTTCAAACCTGCTAAAAAGGTCATAAAAAAGTGGCGCTGGGAAAATGTTTCAGGCCAGCCAAGCCAAGCTGAAGAAAAGGTAATACGCTTAGATTTTTGTATGGGCGGAAGCTCTGAAGAAGAAGCAAAAGCTAGGTGTGCTGAACAAGCAAAACTTCAATGTGAATAA
- a CDS encoding YggN family protein, producing the protein MTTFAKKTLSVQSKTFGTALVLGSALLSGSALAHNNSNSINISSDSCNMAFQHTVRIQPNTLEIQTQNDRVMRIEQDGTLYINDEVISLNAQEQQTVENYADNLREQLPQVANIALEGVKIAGIAIDEVGNAFGLNSMDSMSELMDELSVEIHDQFYQDGTFVMSQNGFDSIDDTFGESFENKMEEAMQAAVMDSIGGLLVALGSELIGSGGDMDEFENRMQNMGKQIEEKVELQAKNLEEKAEALCGSMEKLAKQEDQLQEFLPELKAYDLFAVNH; encoded by the coding sequence ATGACAACATTCGCAAAAAAAACATTATCAGTACAGTCTAAAACATTTGGTACAGCGCTTGTTTTAGGTTCAGCTCTTTTATCTGGTTCAGCACTTGCTCATAACAATTCAAATAGCATTAATATTTCATCTGACAGCTGTAATATGGCGTTCCAACATACTGTTCGCATTCAACCAAATACTCTTGAAATACAAACTCAAAATGATCGAGTAATGCGAATCGAACAAGATGGTACTTTATATATAAACGATGAAGTTATTAGCTTAAATGCTCAAGAGCAACAAACTGTAGAGAACTATGCCGATAACTTACGTGAGCAATTACCACAAGTTGCCAATATAGCACTTGAAGGTGTAAAAATTGCGGGCATTGCAATTGACGAAGTTGGTAATGCATTTGGATTAAATAGCATGGATTCAATGTCTGAATTAATGGATGAATTATCAGTTGAAATTCATGACCAGTTTTACCAAGACGGTACTTTTGTAATGAGTCAAAACGGATTTGATTCAATTGACGATACATTTGGTGAATCATTCGAAAATAAAATGGAAGAAGCCATGCAAGCTGCAGTAATGGATTCAATTGGCGGCTTATTAGTTGCATTGGGGTCAGAGCTTATTGGTTCAGGCGGAGATATGGATGAATTTGAAAACCGAATGCAAAACATGGGCAAACAAATTGAAGAAAAAGTAGAGCTTCAAGCTAAAAACTTAGAAGAAAAAGCAGAAGCACTTTGTGGCTCAATGGAAAAACTAGCGAAACAAGAAGATCAACTTCAAGAATTTTTACCTGAACTTAAAGCTTATGATTTATTTGCGGTAAATCACTAG
- a CDS encoding VOC family protein, with amino-acid sequence MPKLTHIALHVKDVDACVLFYQNYAGLKLVRDRHVNGKHIIWLAEPDKESQFIFVILPGGPGHQQSQSDFSHFGFALSSKEDVDKLANKAKEDGILLWPPKQEPFPVGYYCGILDPDGNRIEFSFGQPLG; translated from the coding sequence ATGCCTAAGCTCACCCACATCGCTTTACATGTTAAAGACGTAGATGCTTGTGTATTATTTTATCAAAATTATGCAGGCCTTAAACTTGTTAGAGACCGTCATGTAAATGGTAAACATATTATTTGGTTAGCTGAACCAGATAAAGAATCGCAATTTATTTTTGTCATTTTACCCGGAGGGCCTGGCCACCAGCAATCGCAATCTGATTTTTCTCACTTTGGTTTTGCATTATCTAGCAAAGAAGACGTAGATAAACTAGCCAATAAAGCAAAAGAGGATGGCATATTATTATGGCCGCCAAAACAAGAGCCTTTCCCTGTCGGCTACTACTGCGGCATATTAGATCCCGATGGTAATCGTATAGAGTTTAGTTTTGGACAACCTTTAGGCTAA
- a CDS encoding IS1595-like element ISPesp2 family transposase — protein MKKNQFTLIIESLSKLTHNQKRLLHHHVVEDLKRGDTDNLINECKGDDVICPHCGNEEIGKWGMAAGLQRFKCKNSSCGKTFNALTKTPLARLRKRELWAKNLEYMLDGLPIRRVAELLEVAETTAFRWRHRFLKAPAQRKPSEVAGIIEADEMFFMESFKGNQTIYDRKPRKRGGMGDRRTVDDKIPVLIVVDRSGGLTDFVLEEHSSDEIHNAMRPIVNHDSILCSDGAHAYRSFAKEENIQHYRTIVSKGERVIGGQFHIQNVNGYMSRLRGWMRRFNGVGTEYLPNYLGWMRMMDSKKDKYKEVRLAYLIDENLAYGLVA, from the coding sequence TTGAAGAAAAATCAATTCACACTAATAATTGAATCGTTATCTAAGCTAACACATAACCAAAAACGATTGCTACACCATCACGTTGTAGAAGACCTCAAACGTGGTGATACTGATAACTTGATCAATGAATGTAAAGGTGATGATGTTATCTGCCCTCACTGTGGTAATGAGGAAATTGGCAAATGGGGCATGGCTGCTGGCTTACAACGCTTCAAATGTAAAAACTCTTCATGTGGAAAAACTTTTAATGCTCTAACTAAAACACCTCTAGCTCGATTGAGAAAGCGTGAACTCTGGGCAAAGAACCTAGAGTACATGTTAGATGGCTTGCCAATTAGACGAGTTGCGGAACTCTTAGAAGTTGCAGAGACTACAGCGTTTCGATGGCGACACAGATTCCTTAAAGCTCCAGCACAGCGCAAACCATCAGAAGTAGCGGGAATCATCGAAGCTGATGAAATGTTTTTCATGGAGAGCTTTAAAGGCAACCAAACGATATATGATCGTAAGCCTAGAAAACGAGGTGGCATGGGCGATAGACGTACTGTTGATGATAAAATCCCTGTATTGATCGTAGTAGATAGAAGCGGAGGTTTAACAGACTTCGTACTTGAAGAACATTCAAGCGATGAAATTCACAATGCAATGAGACCAATAGTAAATCACGACAGTATTCTCTGTAGCGATGGCGCACACGCCTATCGTTCTTTCGCCAAGGAAGAAAATATCCAGCATTATCGCACGATAGTCAGTAAAGGTGAGCGAGTGATCGGTGGTCAATTCCATATCCAGAACGTAAATGGCTATATGAGCCGTTTACGGGGCTGGATGCGAAGGTTTAATGGTGTTGGTACAGAATATCTCCCAAATTACTTGGGTTGGATGAGAATGATGGATAGCAAGAAAGATAAGTACAAAGAGGTAAGGCTTGCATACTTAATTGACGAAAATCTTGCTTATGGCCTCGTTGCCTAG